The following are encoded together in the Humulus lupulus chromosome 5, drHumLupu1.1, whole genome shotgun sequence genome:
- the LOC133779092 gene encoding uncharacterized protein LOC133779092, protein MILQDVLKNYRRKNTSPRCTIKLDISKAYDTVDWNFIEDLLNALNLPSRFVQLVMTCIRSSTYSLLMNGRIQGGFHGAKGLRQGDPLSPLIFVLIMDYLTRRLLHAAHGSKQSIGVLNEVLNEFSNTTGLQININKSQVFFGGVAPREKEEIIRELGLAEGEFPLKYLGVPLRPTKWKVEDCGIIIKKIKMRLHSWGSRHLSFAGKVQLIHSILLGLRNYWMSTFILPQSVSKEIEKLCRGFLWGLNGNRSKIHMVSWEKVCLPKAFGGLGFKEGSKWNQAILAKYVWAISEKRDLLWVKWVNAIYLKGVPFWSYELRLDTSWYWRKLCRLRHKFSLAEILQAGYSGKFGASILYNSSLPQSQFSYHRAIWSSLNLPKHRFMLW, encoded by the exons ATGATTCTCCAAGATGTATTGAAGAACTATAGGAGGAAAAATACTTCACCTCGTTGTACTATCAAGCTAGATATTAGTAAGGCCTATGACACAGTGGATTGGAATTTTATTGAAGACCTTCTCAATGCTTTAAATTTGCCCAGTAGATTTGTTCAACTAGTGATGACTTGTATTAGAAGCTCTACCTATTCTCTCCTTATGAATGGTAGAATTCAAGGTGGTTTTCATGGGGCAAAGGGCCTCCGTCAAGGTGATCCTCTATCGCCGTTGATTTTTGTTTTGATTATGGATTATCTTACGAGAAGGCTTCTTCATGCTGCTCACG GGTCCAAGCAGTCTATTGGAGTTCTTAATGAGGTTTTGAATGAATTCAGTAATACTACTGGGCTTCAAATCAATATCAATAAGTCTCAAGTTTTTTTCGGAGGGGTTGCTCCTAGGGAGAAAGAGGAGATCATTAGGGAACTTGGTTTGGCTGAAGGTGAATTCCCTCTAAAGTATTTAGGGGTGCCATTAAGACCTACTAAATGGAAAGTTGAGGACTGCGGAATTATCatcaaaaaaatcaaaatgaGACTGCATTCTTGGGGTAGTAGACATTTATCGTTTGCTGGTAAAGTGCAATTAATTCACTCAATCTTACTTGGCCTTCGAAATTATTGGATGAGTACTTTCATCCTTCCTCAAAGTGTTTCTAAAGAGATTGAGAAACTTTGTAGAGGCTTTCTTTGGGGTTTAAATGGGAATAGAAGCAAAATTCACATGGTCTCTTGGGAGAAAGTGTGTCTTCCTAAAGCTTTTGGAGGTCTTGGGTTCAAAGAAGGGTCCAAGTGGAATCAAGCTATCTTAGCTAAATATGTGTGGGCCATTTCCGAGAAAAGAGATCTTTTATGGGTCAAATGGGTGAATGCTATATACCTTAAGGGGGTACCATTTTGGTCTTATGAGTTAAGGTTAGACACAAGCTGGTATTGGCGAAAACTTTGTCGTTTGAGGCATAAATTTTCCTTAGCTGAGATTTTGCAAGCAGGCTATTCGGGTAAATTTGGTGCTTCTATTCTGTACAACAGCTCTCTGCCTCAGTCCCAGTTCAGTTACCACAGAGCTATTTGGAGTAGCCTCAATCTTCCTAAGCATAGATTTATGTTATGGTAG